The DNA window CTGCTGCGTGCGCGAGCGCTGCGCCCCGGCATCGCGAGGCCCCCGCGGGCCGCGCAGGCGCGCGAGCCCCAGCTCCCGCAGGTAGCGGTACGCGGTGACGCGGCTCACCGTGCGCCCGTCGAGCTCCTCGCGCAGCAGCTCGAGAATGCGCACCCGTGGCAGCCCGGGGTGCAGCAGCACCAGCTCGACGAGGCGCTGCCGCTCCCGGGCGTCGAGCTTCTTGAGCGGCCCGCCGGGAGCGGGACGGGGGGCGGCGGGCGAGGGCAGCGGGGCGGTCATGGCGGCGGAGCCCGCTGTTGCAGCTTCGGTACCGGCCCGCGTGCCCTCTCCCTCGCCCTGCGCGGCGAGCGGAGACCCCGCCGGGGAGTGCAAGGCACGCTGCGGGGGTATTGCAGAATGCAACGCCTCGACGTGGCGTTGTGCGACGACGGCCCGCGCGTGCCGCACTGCGCGACCCGCCCGCGGCTGGCACCCCGCTTGCGTTGTCCTCCCACTCCCCCTGGACCCACCGTGTTCGACCGCCGCCTGCTCCCTCCCCTGCTGCTCTTGCTGGCCTTGGCGGGCGTGACCGCGGGCGCCATCGGGTTCATCCAGCACGACCGCGAGGCGCTGGTGCTCGAGTTCGAGCGGGACCGGCAGGCGCAGCTCGCGGAGGCCAGCCGCGAGGTGTCCTCCGCGCTCGAGGACATCGCGGACGGCCTGCGCTTCGCGGGCGAGCTGATGGGGCAGCCCGGCACCGCGGAGGATCACCGCCGCGAGCTGCGCGCGCTCCTCGAGGCCGTGGGTCAGTTCCGGGTCGTGGCGGTGTACGGCGCCCGGGGCGAGGAGCAGCTCACGCTGGTGGACCGCCGCGCGAGCCGTGAGCCCGGGATGAACCTGCAGCCGCAGGCACTGGCCGCCACCGCGCGCGAGGCGCTCGCGCGACCGCCCGGCCAGTTCGTCATCTCGCCGCCGCTGGGCGAGGGAACGTCGCGCTGGATGCGCGTGCTCGCGGTCTCCTTCGCGGAGGAGTCGCCCGGGGTGAGCGGGGCCGTGGCCATCCTCGTGGACACCGAGCCGCTCTTCGCGCCGCTGCGCCTGGTGACGAACGACGGGGACACGCGCCTGCTGCTGCTCGGGGCCCACGGCTTTCCTGCGCCACTGAGCGACCCCACCCTGGCCCGGCTGCACGCGCAGCTGGGCGGCACGAGCAGTGGGCAGCTGCCGGGGCTGCACGCGCTGGATGCGCGCCTGCGGGCGCGCGAGTCCGGCGTGCTGCGCATCGAGGAGGCGGAGGCGGTGCGCCTGGGGCTGGGGCCGGCGGACGTGGCGGTGGCGTACATGCCCATCCGCATGGGCGGCGAGCCCTCCTGGTCCGTGGCCACGCTCTCGTCCACGCGCACGCTGCGCAGCCACGAGCGCACGCTGGTGCTGCGCCTCACGCTCGCGGCGCTGCTGGTGGCGCTCTTCCTCGTGACCTTCGGGACCTACGTGGTGCTCGCGAGCCGCCGCGCGGTGCAGCTGCGCGAGAGCCGCCGCCACGCGGACCGGCTCGCCCACCTGCACGAGAAGACGCAGAAGATCCTCGACCACATCCCCGCAGGCGTGCTCGCGCTCGGCGAGGACGGCCGGCTCAGCTCGGTGAACCGGGCCCTGCGCGAGCACCTGCCCCCGCACGCGCTGGGCCTCTCCCTGGAGGAGGCCTTCTCCCACGCCGCTCCCGCGGTGCTGCAGCGGCTGCAGGCGCTCGTGCGCGCGGCGAGCGCGGACGGCCACGTGCACAGCCTCCACGGCGAGGCCCTGCGCCTCTTCCGGGAGGAGGGCCACTACAACGTGCACGCCGTCCCCCTGGAGCGCGGCGATGCGGACGTGCACATGCTCCTCGTCTTCGAGGACCTGAGCAGCGTGCGCATGCTGGAGGACCAGCTGCTGCGCGCCGAGAAGCTCGCCACCGTGGGCGTGCTCGCCGCGGGCGTGGCGCACGAGATCGGCACGCCGCTGGGCATCATCCGGGGGCGCGCGGAGTACATGCGCAAGAAGGCGCCGGAGGCGAGCTCCCAGAGCCGAGGGCTCACGGCCATCATCGAGCAGATCGACCGCGTGGGCCGCACCATCCGCCAGCTGCTCGACTTCTCGCGCCTGCAGCCCGCGCAGGCCGGCCCGGTCGCACTCGCACCGGTGATGCACGGTGTCGCGGAGCTGCTGCAGGTGGAGGCCGACCGGCGCAAGGTGAGCCTGCAGGTGGAGCTGGCCGGGGAGCTGCCCGCGCTCGCCGCGGTCTCGGATCAGCTGCAGCAGGTGCTGCTCAACCTGACCATGAATGCGTGCGACGCCTGTGAGCCCGGAGGCCACGTGCGGCTGAGCGCGAGGTCCGCGGGCGCGATGGTGGAGCTGCAGGTGCAGGACGACGGCTGCGGCATCTCGCCCGAGCACCTGAACCAGGTCTTCGACCCCTTCTTCAGCACCAAGAAGCGAGGCCGCGGCACGGGCCTGGGGCTGACCGTGGTGGCGCAGATCGTCCGCAACCACGGGGGCCGCATCGAGCTGGACAGCGCGCCGGGCGAGGGCACCCGCATCACCGTGTGCTGGCCCGCGGCCGCGCCCGCCGAACCTCACGAGGAGCAACGCCATGCCGTCTAGCCCGCGGGTCCTGGTGGTCGATGACCACGTCGAGATGGGCCACATGCTCGAGGAACCGCTCCTGGAGGAGGGCTACCGGGTGGACATCGCCGCCGGCGGCGCGGAGGCCATCGCCCGGCTGCGTGCGAACAGCTACGACCTGGTGCTGTGCGACCTGCGGATGAAGGAGGTCGACGGAATGGACGTGCTCGCCGCGGCGCTCAAGGTGGACCCCGAGCTCCCGGTGTTGCTGATGACGGCCTTCGGCGGCGTGGAGAGCGCCGTCGAGGCGATGCGGCGCGGCGCGTACCACTACCTCACCAAGCCCTTCCTCCTGGACGAGGTGATGCTCCACGTGGGCCGCGCGCTGGAGCAGCGCCGCCTGCGCCTCGAGCACCGCAACCTCCAGCGCCAGGTGGGTGACCGCAGCGGGCTGGGGGCGCTGGTAGGGCGCAGCGCCGCGATGCAGGCGCTCTACGGCCTCATCGAGCGCGTGGCGCCCTCGGACGTGGCGGTGCTGCTGCGCGCGGAGAGCGGCACGGGCAAGGAGCTGGTCGCTCGCGCGCTGCACGCGGAGGGCCCGCGCAAGAGCGGGCCCTTCGTGCCGGTGAACTGCACGGCGCTGCCGGCGGCCCTCCTCGAGAGCGAGCTGTTCGGCCACGTGAAGGGCTCGTTCACCGGCGCGAGCGGGCCGCGCCGCGGGCTCTTCGTCGAGGCCGACGGAGGCACCCTCTTCCTCGATGAGATCGGCGACATGCCCGCCGAGCTGCAGGCGAAGCTGCTGCGCGTGCTGGAGGACGGGGAGGTGCGCGCGGTGGGCGCGGATGCGCCGCGCAAGGTGGACGTGCGCATCGTGGCGGCGACCCACCAGGACCTCGAGGCGCGGGTGAAGGAGGGGCGCTTCCGCGGCGACCTCTTCTACCGCCTCAACGTGGTGGCCCTGCGCATCCCGCCCCTGCGCGAGCGGCGCGAGGACGTCCCGCTGCTGGTGGAGCACTTCCTCGCCCAGGCCCGCTCGCGCAACCCGCACTCGCCCGTCACCCAGTTCGCCCCCGAGGTCGTCGCCGAGCTCGCGCGCCATCCCCTGCCCGGCAACGTGCGCGAGCTGGAGAACCTGGTGCAGCGGCTCGTGGTGCTCGGCACCCAGCCCACCGTGGGGCTCGAGGTGCTGCGCGAGCACGGCGTGGTGAGCACGCCCGGCGGGCATGCGCTCTTCAACGCCCAGGACCGCGTGGCGCCGCTGCGCGAGATGGAGAGCGAGTACATCGCGTGGGTCATCGCCCGCTGCGGTGGCAACAAGACGCGCGCCGCGGAGCTGCTGGGCATCGACGTCTCCACCATCCACCGGCGCGGCAAGGGAGAGAGCGGCACTTCGCAACGCTGAGCCGTTGCGTCCTGCGGCACTGGCGGCGCACCCCCGAGCCGCTCGCCGGGTGCCGGACGTGGGGCACGGGCCTTGCTGATGGGCTCGGCCATGAACCGACTCCTCCCCGCCCTCGTCCTCGCCCTCAGCCTCGCGGGCTGCGCTGCCCGCACGCGCAACACCGCCGACACCTCTTCCGCAGCCACGCCGCCCGCGAGCCCTCCCTCCGCGCAGGCGCCCGCGCCGCGCGCGCAGGAGGACTCCGAGGCGGACGCGCAGCGGCAGCTGGCCGCGCTCGAGACCGCGCCCGTCCACTTCACGCTCGACTCCTCCACCCTCACACCCGAGTCGCAGGAGGCGCTCGTGCGGCTCGCCGAGGCACTGCGCCAGCGCCCGCGCGCGCGCGTGCAGGTGTCGGGGCACACCTGCGAGCTGGGCACCACCGAGTACAACCTCGCCCTGGGGCGCCGGCGCGCGGCCGTGGTGGAGGGCTACCTGGTGCGCCTCGGCGTGGAGCCGCAGCGCATCTCCACGCTCTCCTACGGTGAGGAGCGCCCGCTGGACGACCGCGAGAGCGAGGACGCGCGCGCGCGCAATCGCCGCGCCGAGTTCTCGTTCCGGCTCGACAGCTGAGGCGCGCGAGCGCCGCGGCTGCGTGCGGGTGCGCTCTGCGCGGCGGCCTTTCCACCTGCGCCGCCGCGTGCGGCGCAGCTCCCCTTCTTCCGGAGCTCCGATGTTCGAGCCCTTCCCGCTGCGCGACCCCGTCCCCGCGTCCCACCCGCTCGCTGCCTTCGACGAGGAGGGCATCGGCGTCTTCTCCACCCACCTCGCCATCGGCGCGCGGCGCTGGGAGCTGAGCGACGTGACGCGCGCCGAGGTGCTGCGCGAGGGACCGCAGTGGCGCCCCTATGTCGCGACGCTGCTGGCGGGGGTCCTGCTCGGGCTCCTGTTCCTCGTGTCGGCGCTCGGGCGCGCCTCGCCGGAGGGCACGCTGCACGCCGTCGGGCTCTTCGTCGCCGCGGGCCTCATCTTCGGCTCGCTCTCTCGGCTCCTGCTGCTCACCGACACCACCTGGCTCGTGCTGCACACGCCGCGAGGCAGTGAGCGCGTGTACCGCACCGCGGACCACGCGCTCGTGGTGTACGTCGCCACCGTCCTCTCGGATGCGCTGCGCGCCGCCTCGCGCGGCCCCTGAAGCGCCGTGGCGAATCGCATCGCGCGGGCGTTGCGCGTTGCGAGGCCATCGAAGCGCGCGTCCTTCCTCCCAGAGGGGACCCGCGCTGGCCCGGCGCTTGCGATGCCCTCCCCTACCGTCCCTCCCTCCCCTGGAGTCCCGATGAACACCGAGCTGCCCACGCCCCCTCCCGAGTCCCCCGCCCCCCTCTTCTCCTACGACGCCCGCCCGAAGCGCGGCCGCGTGCTCGCTGCGCTGCTCGCGGGGGTGCTTCTCGCCGGCGCGGGAGTCACGTGGCTCGCGCTGCGCTCCGAGGCGCCCGCGCCTGCGGCCGCGGAGGCTCCCGCGGCCACGCCCGCCACCGCTGCGCCCGCGCTCGCGTCGCTCGAAGGGACGGACCCGCGGGTGCGCGAGCTGCTGCGCGGCCTCTCGGGCGACGTGGAGTTCCTGCGCTGGCTGGCCGCCGATGATCTCGTGCGCCGCCTCGTCTCGTCAGCGCACGCCGTGGCGGAGGGGCAGCTGCCGCGTGCTCAGCTCTCCCTGCTCGGCCCCAGCGCGGCCTTCCGGGTGACTTCGCGCGCAGGCCAGACCACGATCGCGCCGCAGAGCTACGCCCGCTACGACGGCGTGGCGAGGGCCTTCGCCTCCATCGACGCGCAGGCCGCAGGCCGCGTGTACGGGGAGCTCAGGCCGCTGCTCCTCGCGGCGCACGCCGAGCTGGCGCCTCCGGGTCGGAGCCTGGACCAGACGCTCTCGCAGGCGATCGGCCACCTCACGCGCGTGAGCGCACCCGCGGGGGCGCTGCGGGTGGTGCCCAAGGGGGCGCTCTACGCGTACGCCGACCCGCAGCTCGAGGCGCTCAGCCCCGCGCAGAAGGCGCTGCTGCGCATGGGCCCGGACAACATGCGCCGCGTCCAGGAGAAGCTGCGGCAGCTGGAGAGCGCCCTGCAGCTCGAGGCGTCCGCCCGCGCCGCGCAGCCCTGAGGCGGAGGCTCCGTCAGGGGCGGCGCAGCGCCTCGGCCGGATCGATGCGGCCCGCGCGCGCCGCGGCCCCTGCTGCCGCGAGCGCCGCGGCGGCCGTGAGCGCGAGCGGCAGCAGGGCAAAGGTGAGCGGGTCCACCCGCTGCACGCCGAAGAGCAGCCCCTCCAGCAGGCGCGAGAGGCCCACGCCGGCCGCGAGCCCCAGCACGCAGCCCGCGCCCACGCGCAGCAGCGTCTCGCGGGTGACGAGCCCGATGAGCCCCGCGGGGCTCGCTCCGAGCGCGAGTCGCACGCCGAGCTCGCGCCTGCGCTGCGCGACCCCGTACGCCGTGACGCCGTAGATGCCGGCGAGCGCGAGCAGCGCGGCGACCAGCGCCATCGCCCCCAACAGCTCGCGGCTGAAGCGGCGCAGCGCGAGCGAGGCGTCCACGCGCTCGCCCATCTCCTGCGGGTGCACCAGGGGCAGCTCGCGGTCCAGCGCCGCCACGTCCGCGCGCACCACCGGCAGCAGCGCCCCGGCGCGCACCTTGCCGCGCACCACCAGCGTCAGGTTGGGCCAGCCCACCGCGCCGACGGGACGCCAGGCCTCTGGACGAGGCTCCGCGTCCAGCCCGGTGTGGCGCACGTCTCCCACCACGCCCACCACCTCGCTCGGCGTCTCCTCACCCCACACGAGGATGCGCTGGCCCAGCGCGTTTCCCGCGGGAAAGGCGCGGCGCGCGGCCGTCTCGTTGAGGATGACGGCGGGCGGGGCGTCGGAGTCTGCATCGCGCGCGGTGAAGGTGCGGCCCGTGCGCAGCGGGATGCGCAGCGCCTCGAAGTAGCCCTCGGTGGCGAGGCGCAAATCGAGCGGGAAGGCCTCGGCTTCGCGGCCCGGGATGGTGAGGTCGCCCACCGTGTTGCTCGGCGAAAGCGGCAGGCGGGACACGAGCCCGGCCGCGTCCACCGTCGGCTCCGCCTGCAGGCGGCGCAAGAGCTCCCCCATCGCCCGGCGCTGCGCGGCGGCGTCCGGGTAGCGGGCCTTGGGCAGGGGCAGGTCCACCGCGAGCACGCCCTCCGCGCGAAAGCCCGGGTCCACCGCGGTGAGCCGAGCGAAGCTGCGCACCAGCAGGCCCGCACCGAGCAGGAGCACGAGCGAGAGCGCGACCTCGAAGACGAGCAGCGCGGAGCGCAGCCGCGACTGCCGGCGCCCACCTCCCCCACCGCGCCCGCCCTCCTTCAGGGCCTCGCCCGCGCGCACCGGCTGCAGCGCGGCGATGAGCCCGAGGCTCGCCGCGCAGGCGAGCGCGAGCGCGAGGGCCAGCAGCACCACGCGAGAGGAGAGCTCGGGCGCGGGGAGGCTCGCTGCCTGCGGGCTCGCCGCCACGAGCAGCGGCGCGGCCCACGAGGTGAGCAGCGGCCCGAGCGCCGCGGCGGCCACCGAGAGGACCAGCGCCTCGGCGAAGAAGCTGCGCCAGAGCGCGCCGCGCGTGGCCCCGAGCGCCACCCGCACGGCCACCTCGTGTGCGCGGCCCACGGCGCGCGCGAGCGACAGGTGCGCGACGTTGGCCCAGCCCACCAGCAAGAGCAGCGCTGCCACCCCCAGCAGGCCCAGCAGCTGCGGGCGCAGCTTGCCGTAGAGCTGCTCGCGCAGCGGGAGGAGCGTCGCCCCCACGTCCCGCTCCTCCTGCGGGGCCTGCTCGCCGAGGCGCTTCTGCACCACCTGCAGCGCCGCCTGCGCCTGCGAGAGCGAGACGCCGGGCCGCAGCCGCGCGAGCACCGTGAGGTAGTGGCGCGAGCGATCGTGCTCCGGGTCGATGGGATAGGTGGGGTGCTCCGGGACGCGGGTGCGCGCGCAGACCCAGAGCTCGGCCGTCGCCGGGTAGCGGAAGCGCGCGGGCATCACGCCCACCACCTCCACCGGCTCGCCGTCGAGCGACACCGTGCGCCCCACCACGTCCGGCGCGCCTCCGAAGCGCGAGCGCCAGAGGGCCTCGGAGAGCACCGCGGTGCGCGGCCCCGCGGCACCGGGCTGCGGCACGCGGCCGAGCAGGGGCGCCGTGCCCAGCAGCGCGAAGAAGTCCGCGCTGACGATGGCGCCCTCGAGCCGCTCCGGCTGCTCCGCGCCCGCGAGGTTGAAGCCGCGTGCGCTGACGGCTGCGAAGCGCTCGAAGGCCTCGCGCTCCTGCGCCCAGGCGAGGAAGTCCGCGCCCGTGACGGTGAGGTTCGTGCCGCCCGCGCGCAGGTTCGTCTGCCAGGCGTTGACGAGGCGCTCGGGCGCGGCGAAGGGCAAGGGCCGCAGCAGCACCGCGTCCACCACCTCCGCGACGGTGAGCGCCGCGCCGAGGCCGA is part of the Aggregicoccus sp. 17bor-14 genome and encodes:
- a CDS encoding ATP-binding protein, which encodes MFDRRLLPPLLLLLALAGVTAGAIGFIQHDREALVLEFERDRQAQLAEASREVSSALEDIADGLRFAGELMGQPGTAEDHRRELRALLEAVGQFRVVAVYGARGEEQLTLVDRRASREPGMNLQPQALAATAREALARPPGQFVISPPLGEGTSRWMRVLAVSFAEESPGVSGAVAILVDTEPLFAPLRLVTNDGDTRLLLLGAHGFPAPLSDPTLARLHAQLGGTSSGQLPGLHALDARLRARESGVLRIEEAEAVRLGLGPADVAVAYMPIRMGGEPSWSVATLSSTRTLRSHERTLVLRLTLAALLVALFLVTFGTYVVLASRRAVQLRESRRHADRLAHLHEKTQKILDHIPAGVLALGEDGRLSSVNRALREHLPPHALGLSLEEAFSHAAPAVLQRLQALVRAASADGHVHSLHGEALRLFREEGHYNVHAVPLERGDADVHMLLVFEDLSSVRMLEDQLLRAEKLATVGVLAAGVAHEIGTPLGIIRGRAEYMRKKAPEASSQSRGLTAIIEQIDRVGRTIRQLLDFSRLQPAQAGPVALAPVMHGVAELLQVEADRRKVSLQVELAGELPALAAVSDQLQQVLLNLTMNACDACEPGGHVRLSARSAGAMVELQVQDDGCGISPEHLNQVFDPFFSTKKRGRGTGLGLTVVAQIVRNHGGRIELDSAPGEGTRITVCWPAAAPAEPHEEQRHAV
- a CDS encoding sigma-54 dependent transcriptional regulator, producing the protein MPSSPRVLVVDDHVEMGHMLEEPLLEEGYRVDIAAGGAEAIARLRANSYDLVLCDLRMKEVDGMDVLAAALKVDPELPVLLMTAFGGVESAVEAMRRGAYHYLTKPFLLDEVMLHVGRALEQRRLRLEHRNLQRQVGDRSGLGALVGRSAAMQALYGLIERVAPSDVAVLLRAESGTGKELVARALHAEGPRKSGPFVPVNCTALPAALLESELFGHVKGSFTGASGPRRGLFVEADGGTLFLDEIGDMPAELQAKLLRVLEDGEVRAVGADAPRKVDVRIVAATHQDLEARVKEGRFRGDLFYRLNVVALRIPPLRERREDVPLLVEHFLAQARSRNPHSPVTQFAPEVVAELARHPLPGNVRELENLVQRLVVLGTQPTVGLEVLREHGVVSTPGGHALFNAQDRVAPLREMESEYIAWVIARCGGNKTRAAELLGIDVSTIHRRGKGESGTSQR
- a CDS encoding OmpA family protein codes for the protein MNRLLPALVLALSLAGCAARTRNTADTSSAATPPASPPSAQAPAPRAQEDSEADAQRQLAALETAPVHFTLDSSTLTPESQEALVRLAEALRQRPRARVQVSGHTCELGTTEYNLALGRRRAAVVEGYLVRLGVEPQRISTLSYGEERPLDDRESEDARARNRRAEFSFRLDS
- a CDS encoding DUF6232 family protein, which encodes MFEPFPLRDPVPASHPLAAFDEEGIGVFSTHLAIGARRWELSDVTRAEVLREGPQWRPYVATLLAGVLLGLLFLVSALGRASPEGTLHAVGLFVAAGLIFGSLSRLLLLTDTTWLVLHTPRGSERVYRTADHALVVYVATVLSDALRAASRGP
- a CDS encoding DUF3014 domain-containing protein yields the protein MNTELPTPPPESPAPLFSYDARPKRGRVLAALLAGVLLAGAGVTWLALRSEAPAPAAAEAPAATPATAAPALASLEGTDPRVRELLRGLSGDVEFLRWLAADDLVRRLVSSAHAVAEGQLPRAQLSLLGPSAAFRVTSRAGQTTIAPQSYARYDGVARAFASIDAQAAGRVYGELRPLLLAAHAELAPPGRSLDQTLSQAIGHLTRVSAPAGALRVVPKGALYAYADPQLEALSPAQKALLRMGPDNMRRVQEKLRQLESALQLEASARAAQP
- a CDS encoding ADOP family duplicated permease, whose product is MTSLSLAARQLRRAPLFALLATGVLALGLGAALTVAEVVDAVLLRPLPFAAPERLVNAWQTNLRAGGTNLTVTGADFLAWAQEREAFERFAAVSARGFNLAGAEQPERLEGAIVSADFFALLGTAPLLGRVPQPGAAGPRTAVLSEALWRSRFGGAPDVVGRTVSLDGEPVEVVGVMPARFRYPATAELWVCARTRVPEHPTYPIDPEHDRSRHYLTVLARLRPGVSLSQAQAALQVVQKRLGEQAPQEERDVGATLLPLREQLYGKLRPQLLGLLGVAALLLLVGWANVAHLSLARAVGRAHEVAVRVALGATRGALWRSFFAEALVLSVAAAALGPLLTSWAAPLLVAASPQAASLPAPELSSRVVLLALALALACAASLGLIAALQPVRAGEALKEGGRGGGGGRRQSRLRSALLVFEVALSLVLLLGAGLLVRSFARLTAVDPGFRAEGVLAVDLPLPKARYPDAAAQRRAMGELLRRLQAEPTVDAAGLVSRLPLSPSNTVGDLTIPGREAEAFPLDLRLATEGYFEALRIPLRTGRTFTARDADSDAPPAVILNETAARRAFPAGNALGQRILVWGEETPSEVVGVVGDVRHTGLDAEPRPEAWRPVGAVGWPNLTLVVRGKVRAGALLPVVRADVAALDRELPLVHPQEMGERVDASLALRRFSRELLGAMALVAALLALAGIYGVTAYGVAQRRRELGVRLALGASPAGLIGLVTRETLLRVGAGCVLGLAAGVGLSRLLEGLLFGVQRVDPLTFALLPLALTAAAALAAAGAAARAGRIDPAEALRRP